In the genome of Helicovermis profundi, the window CAATTTCAAACATATTTTTTTTCATAGTTACTGAACCAGGCAGATTTTTTCCTGCAGGAGAAGTTGTAGTTTTAGTTCCATAAGGAGTTAAGCCACTTTTTTGAATTCCAGTATTCATATATGCTTCATTGTCGTTACAAAAGTATATTATTTGATCATTTCTATCAATTGCACCAGAAAGTGCTTGAAGACCAATGTCTGCAGTTCCGCCGTCGCCAGCAAAACCTACTGTATGTGTATCTTTAATACCAAGAGCTTCAAGTCCTGCTGCCATTCCTGATGCAACAGCTCCGGTAGAAGCAAATGGAGTTATAATTGCGTTATTTGTAAAAGCCATATTTGGATAAACAAATGATACTGCTGACATACATCCTGCTGGAAGCGCTGCAAATGTTCTTTCACCTAGTATTTTCATTGCTAGTCTAATTGCAAGGCTCTCGCCACAACCGCCACATGCTTTGTGACCATAAAAAAGTTCTTCG includes:
- a CDS encoding thiamine pyrophosphate-dependent enzyme, with amino-acid sequence MIKLNSRTIQNEELFYGHKACGGCGESLAIRLAMKILGERTFAALPAGCMSAVSFVYPNMAFTNNAIITPFASTGAVASGMAAGLEALGIKDTHTVGFAGDGGTADIGLQALSGAIDRNDQIIYFCNDNEAYMNTGIQKSGLTPYGTKTTTSPAGKNLPGSVTMKKNMFEIVAAHDIAYAATASVGYLEDFMRKVQKAKDTKGTSYIHILAPCPTGWGYPTEITVSLAKAAVDTGLWYLAEYENGEFTLNRNPKEFVPVEDYLMKQSRFKHLKENDIEVIKAHRDKKWNMMRRKWNTK